Proteins encoded in a region of the Diospyros lotus cultivar Yz01 chromosome 9, ASM1463336v1, whole genome shotgun sequence genome:
- the LOC127810210 gene encoding glutamate--glyoxylate aminotransferase 2 isoform X1, whose translation MSPRALDYESLNENVKKVQYAVRGELYLRASELQKEGKKIIFTNVGNPHALGQRPLTFPRQVVALCQAPFLLDDPNVGLIFPADAIARAKHYLALTTGGLGAYSDSRGLPGVRKEVADFIGRRDGYPSDPELIFLTDGASKGVMQMLNAIIRGGQDGILVPVPQYPLYSAAISLFGGSLVPYFLEETANWGLDINNLRESVAQARSKGITVRAMVIINPGNPTGQCLSEANLKEILWFCYRENLVLLGDEVYQQNIYQDERPFLSARKVLLDLGLPISKELQLVSFHTVSKGYWGECGQRGGYFEMINIPPRTVDEIYKVASISLSPNVPAQIFLGLMVNPPKPGDISYEQFVRESKGIIESLRRRAHIMTDGFNSCRNVICNFTEGAMYSFPQIRLPPRAIEAAKRAGKVPDVFYCLKLLEATGISTVPGSGFGQKEGVFHLRTTILPAEEEMPEIMASFKKFNDEFMEQYEDHRGYSRM comes from the exons ATGTCGCCCAGGGCCTTGGACTATGAATCACTaaatgaaaatgtgaagaaGGTTCAATATGCTGTTCGAGGCGAGCTGTATCTTCGAGCTTCTGAGCTTCAGAAGGAAGGGAAGAAG ATTATTTTCACAAATGTAGGCAACCCTCATGCCCTAGGACAGAGGCCATTGACTTTTCCCCGTCAG GTGGTTGCTCTATGCCAAGCCCCATTTCTGTTGGATGACCCTAACGTGGGACTCATATTCCCAGCTGATGCCATTGCAAGAGCTAAACATTATCTTGCATTGACCACAGGAGGTCTAG GTGCTTACAGTGACTCAAGAGGCCTTCCTGGAGTCAGGAAGGAAGTGGCAGACTTCATTGGACGTCGCGATGGGTATCCAAG TGATCCAGAACTTATATTTCTCACCGATGGTGCCAGCAAGGGAGTTATGCAGATGTTGAACGCTATTATCCGTGGTGGACAGGATGGG ATTTTAGTTCCAGTTCCACAATATCCACTTTACTCTGCTGCAATATCTTTATTTGGTGGTTCTCTTGTTCCATATTTCCTGGAAGAGACAGCAAACTGGGGTCTTGATATTAATAATCTTAGAGAGTCAGTTGCACAGGCTCGTTCTAAAGGAATAACT GTTCGAGCAATGGTGATTATCAACCCTGGAAATCCTACTGGACAGTGTCTTAGCGAAGCAAATCTGAAAGAAATATTGTGGTTCTGTTACCGAGAAAATCTAGTCTTGCTTGGTGATGAAGTCTATCAGCAGAACATTTACCAAGATGAGCGCCCCTTTTTAAGTGCAAGGAAG GTCCTGTTAGACCTGGGACTGCCTATAAGCAAGGAGTTGCAGCTTGTATCTTTTCACACGGTCTCAAAAGGGTATTGGGGTGAATGTGGACAGCGGGGCGGTTACTTTGAGATGATTAACATACCTCCAAGG ACTGTTGATGAAATCTATAAAGTTGCATCAATATCACTCAGTCCAAATGTTCCGGCACAGATATTT TTAGGACTAATGGTCAATCCACCAAAGCCAGGAGATATCTCCTATGAGCAATTTGTCAGAGAGAG CAAAGGTATTATTGAGTCACTGAGAAGGAGAGCTCACATTATGACTGATGGGTTCAACAGCTGCAGAAATGTCATTTGTAATTTTACAGAAG GGGCCATGTACTCCTTCCCACAAATACGCTTGCCTCCAAGAGCAATAGAGGCTGCGAAAAGGGCTGGAAAGGTTCCTGATGTTTTCTATTGTCTCAAGCTCTTGGAAGCCACTGGCATTTCCACTGTCCCAGGTTCAGGATTTGGACAAAAAGAAGG GGTCTTCCACCTGAGGACAACCATCTTGCCAGCTGAGGAAGAAATGCCTGAAATTATGGCCAGTTTCAAGAAGTTCAATGATGAGTTCATGGAACAATATGAAGACCACAGAGGCTATTCCAGGATGTAA
- the LOC127810210 gene encoding glutamate--glyoxylate aminotransferase 2 isoform X2, which produces MALDYESLNENVKKVQYAVRGELYLRASELQKEGKKIIFTNVGNPHALGQRPLTFPRQVVALCQAPFLLDDPNVGLIFPADAIARAKHYLALTTGGLGAYSDSRGLPGVRKEVADFIGRRDGYPSDPELIFLTDGASKGVMQMLNAIIRGGQDGILVPVPQYPLYSAAISLFGGSLVPYFLEETANWGLDINNLRESVAQARSKGITVRAMVIINPGNPTGQCLSEANLKEILWFCYRENLVLLGDEVYQQNIYQDERPFLSARKVLLDLGLPISKELQLVSFHTVSKGYWGECGQRGGYFEMINIPPRTVDEIYKVASISLSPNVPAQIFLGLMVNPPKPGDISYEQFVRESKGIIESLRRRAHIMTDGFNSCRNVICNFTEGAMYSFPQIRLPPRAIEAAKRAGKVPDVFYCLKLLEATGISTVPGSGFGQKEGVFHLRTTILPAEEEMPEIMASFKKFNDEFMEQYEDHRGYSRM; this is translated from the exons AT GGCCTTGGACTATGAATCACTaaatgaaaatgtgaagaaGGTTCAATATGCTGTTCGAGGCGAGCTGTATCTTCGAGCTTCTGAGCTTCAGAAGGAAGGGAAGAAG ATTATTTTCACAAATGTAGGCAACCCTCATGCCCTAGGACAGAGGCCATTGACTTTTCCCCGTCAG GTGGTTGCTCTATGCCAAGCCCCATTTCTGTTGGATGACCCTAACGTGGGACTCATATTCCCAGCTGATGCCATTGCAAGAGCTAAACATTATCTTGCATTGACCACAGGAGGTCTAG GTGCTTACAGTGACTCAAGAGGCCTTCCTGGAGTCAGGAAGGAAGTGGCAGACTTCATTGGACGTCGCGATGGGTATCCAAG TGATCCAGAACTTATATTTCTCACCGATGGTGCCAGCAAGGGAGTTATGCAGATGTTGAACGCTATTATCCGTGGTGGACAGGATGGG ATTTTAGTTCCAGTTCCACAATATCCACTTTACTCTGCTGCAATATCTTTATTTGGTGGTTCTCTTGTTCCATATTTCCTGGAAGAGACAGCAAACTGGGGTCTTGATATTAATAATCTTAGAGAGTCAGTTGCACAGGCTCGTTCTAAAGGAATAACT GTTCGAGCAATGGTGATTATCAACCCTGGAAATCCTACTGGACAGTGTCTTAGCGAAGCAAATCTGAAAGAAATATTGTGGTTCTGTTACCGAGAAAATCTAGTCTTGCTTGGTGATGAAGTCTATCAGCAGAACATTTACCAAGATGAGCGCCCCTTTTTAAGTGCAAGGAAG GTCCTGTTAGACCTGGGACTGCCTATAAGCAAGGAGTTGCAGCTTGTATCTTTTCACACGGTCTCAAAAGGGTATTGGGGTGAATGTGGACAGCGGGGCGGTTACTTTGAGATGATTAACATACCTCCAAGG ACTGTTGATGAAATCTATAAAGTTGCATCAATATCACTCAGTCCAAATGTTCCGGCACAGATATTT TTAGGACTAATGGTCAATCCACCAAAGCCAGGAGATATCTCCTATGAGCAATTTGTCAGAGAGAG CAAAGGTATTATTGAGTCACTGAGAAGGAGAGCTCACATTATGACTGATGGGTTCAACAGCTGCAGAAATGTCATTTGTAATTTTACAGAAG GGGCCATGTACTCCTTCCCACAAATACGCTTGCCTCCAAGAGCAATAGAGGCTGCGAAAAGGGCTGGAAAGGTTCCTGATGTTTTCTATTGTCTCAAGCTCTTGGAAGCCACTGGCATTTCCACTGTCCCAGGTTCAGGATTTGGACAAAAAGAAGG GGTCTTCCACCTGAGGACAACCATCTTGCCAGCTGAGGAAGAAATGCCTGAAATTATGGCCAGTTTCAAGAAGTTCAATGATGAGTTCATGGAACAATATGAAGACCACAGAGGCTATTCCAGGATGTAA